In one window of Burkholderia cenocepacia DNA:
- a CDS encoding lipocalin-like domain-containing protein, whose protein sequence is MLASQLREQLVGAWRLVSYEIRPRDGGTVTYPLGRDARGWILYTPDGYMSAQLMAAGRPPYADGDLQGGSVEERAAAARGYIAYSGPFNVDDDGTLTHEMDVSLYPNWIGNVQQRVVSLDGDRLQLGTAGPVRIAGREVEPVIVWARARR, encoded by the coding sequence ATGCTCGCCAGCCAGCTTCGCGAACAACTCGTCGGCGCGTGGCGCCTCGTGTCCTACGAAATCCGCCCGCGCGACGGCGGAACCGTCACCTATCCGCTCGGCCGCGACGCGCGCGGCTGGATCCTCTACACGCCCGACGGCTACATGTCCGCGCAGTTGATGGCGGCCGGCCGCCCGCCGTACGCCGACGGCGACCTGCAGGGCGGCAGCGTCGAGGAGCGTGCGGCCGCGGCCCGCGGCTACATCGCGTATTCGGGCCCCTTCAACGTCGACGACGACGGCACGTTGACCCATGAAATGGACGTCAGCCTGTATCCGAACTGGATCGGCAACGTCCAGCAGCGTGTCGTCAGCCTGGACGGCGACCGGCTGCAGCTCGGCACCGCCGGACCGGTGCGGATCGCCGGCCGGGAGGTCGAACCGGTGATCGTCTGGGCGCGCGCTCGCCGCTGA
- a CDS encoding ABC transporter permease, whose protein sequence is MSPALQDLSLVDVGIAAALVAVNGAISAALSLGLGRKLALAAVRTVVQLLAIGYVLGWVFGHPHWYVVLPLTALMTLIAGFAGAGRGKRTYRGQRVDSIASIWFSSWFVAAVGLFVVIRIHPWFAPQYAIPILGMILGNTLTGVSLGVERMMEELTARRDRVETALALGATRWEAAQDAARQAVRAGMLPTLNQMAVVGVVSLPGMMTGQVLAGQSPLQAVRYQIVIMFLIAAASALGTVGAVLMTYRRLFSADHRFLASRLEERTR, encoded by the coding sequence ATGAGCCCGGCACTGCAGGACCTGAGCCTCGTCGACGTCGGCATCGCCGCCGCGCTCGTCGCCGTCAACGGGGCGATCTCCGCGGCGCTGTCGCTCGGCCTCGGCCGCAAGCTCGCGCTCGCGGCGGTGCGCACCGTCGTGCAGTTGCTCGCGATCGGCTACGTGCTCGGCTGGGTGTTCGGCCATCCGCACTGGTACGTCGTGCTGCCGCTCACCGCGCTGATGACGCTGATCGCCGGTTTCGCCGGCGCGGGGCGCGGCAAGCGCACGTATCGCGGCCAGCGCGTCGACAGCATCGCGTCGATCTGGTTCAGCAGCTGGTTCGTCGCGGCGGTCGGCCTGTTCGTCGTGATCCGCATCCATCCGTGGTTCGCGCCGCAATACGCGATCCCGATCCTCGGGATGATTCTCGGCAATACGCTGACCGGCGTATCGCTCGGCGTCGAGCGGATGATGGAAGAGCTCACGGCGCGCCGCGATCGTGTCGAAACCGCGCTGGCGCTCGGCGCGACGCGCTGGGAGGCCGCGCAGGACGCCGCGCGGCAGGCCGTGCGCGCCGGCATGCTGCCGACGCTGAACCAGATGGCGGTGGTCGGCGTCGTGAGCCTGCCGGGAATGATGACGGGCCAGGTGCTGGCCGGCCAGTCGCCGTTGCAGGCCGTGCGTTACCAGATCGTGATCATGTTCCTGATCGCCGCGGCGTCCGCGCTCGGCACCGTGGGCGCGGTGCTGATGACCTATCGCCGACTGTTCTCGGCCGATCACCGCTTCCTCGCTTCGCGGCTCGAAGAGCGCACGCGGTGA
- a CDS encoding AsmA family protein — translation MTLTRAIGKSAAWIVGIVAVLIAAAGIFIFTFDWNRAKPWVNEQVSTALGRPFAINGDLRVGWRRPDGETGWRAWVPWPSFSATQLEIGNPDWAQAPKFVTLDAAHFDLALLPLLAHEIVIPSIDVVNPAVDLERRADGSNTWTFQFKRSSQPSRWKVRLDSFGFAKGTVTYRDAITKADLAVAIDTLGQPIPLGDVLKEQEQTSRAASAQRVGKHGAAQLGAKADAQAASGASGASGASAAAASGASAASGVASAASGSSGASASSAPSAPAAAAASGASGAAAPAKPSGPTYAFGLKVDGRYKNVPISGTGKVGGVLAIQDTSQPFPLQADVKAGDTRLAIVGTLTDPRHLAALDLRLWLQGTSMSHLYQLTGITLPDTPPYATEGRLIGNFKPNASTFRYENFNGRVGGSDLGGTLTWAQREPRPKLSGELVSNLLQFSDLAPVIGADSAASKKKRGDTTRQPPDRVLPVAAFRTERWSAIDADVKFTGRKLIKSADLPITNLYTHILMQDGVLTLEPLQFGVAGGTLATNAHLDGSRTPLKGRFTLAARHLKLKQLFPTQKVMQTAFGEINGDASLSATGNSPAALAATSTGEVKALITNGRISRLLMEAAGLNVANVVYEKLFGNRDVNINCAAIDFVATDGMLDPKVFALDTDDALINVDGPINLRDESLDLKIHPHTKGFRIFSLRSPLYAKGTFKNPKVGVDAGALALRAGAMVGLGLINPFAALIPLIAPSNNRDVPCSELFGQMKAQAAQKAAKKAGK, via the coding sequence ATGACGCTAACCCGAGCCATCGGCAAATCGGCTGCATGGATCGTCGGTATCGTCGCGGTGCTCATCGCGGCGGCCGGCATCTTTATCTTCACGTTCGACTGGAACCGCGCGAAACCGTGGGTCAACGAACAGGTGAGTACTGCGCTCGGCCGCCCGTTCGCGATCAACGGGGATCTCAGGGTCGGCTGGCGTCGTCCCGATGGCGAGACCGGCTGGCGTGCATGGGTGCCCTGGCCGAGCTTCTCTGCCACGCAACTCGAGATCGGCAATCCCGACTGGGCGCAGGCGCCCAAGTTCGTCACGCTCGATGCCGCGCACTTCGATCTCGCGCTCCTGCCGCTGCTGGCGCATGAAATCGTCATCCCGTCGATCGACGTCGTGAATCCTGCCGTCGATCTCGAACGGCGCGCGGACGGCAGCAATACGTGGACCTTCCAGTTCAAGCGATCGTCGCAGCCTTCGCGGTGGAAGGTGCGGCTCGACAGCTTCGGTTTCGCGAAGGGCACCGTCACGTATCGCGATGCGATCACGAAGGCCGACCTGGCCGTCGCGATCGATACGCTCGGGCAGCCGATCCCGCTCGGCGACGTGCTGAAGGAGCAGGAGCAGACGTCGCGTGCGGCGTCGGCGCAGCGCGTCGGCAAGCATGGCGCCGCGCAACTGGGCGCGAAGGCCGATGCGCAAGCCGCGTCGGGGGCGTCGGGCGCGTCGGGGGCGAGTGCGGCCGCGGCCTCGGGTGCGTCGGCTGCGAGCGGCGTTGCTTCGGCTGCTTCAGGTTCGTCCGGTGCATCCGCTTCGTCCGCGCCTTCCGCGCCGGCGGCCGCTGCCGCGTCCGGCGCGAGCGGGGCCGCGGCGCCCGCGAAGCCGTCCGGCCCCACCTATGCATTCGGGCTGAAGGTCGACGGCCGCTACAAGAACGTGCCGATCAGCGGCACCGGCAAGGTCGGCGGCGTGCTCGCGATCCAGGATACGTCGCAGCCGTTCCCGCTGCAGGCCGACGTGAAGGCCGGCGATACGCGGCTCGCGATCGTCGGCACGCTGACCGATCCGAGGCATCTCGCGGCGCTCGACCTGCGGCTGTGGCTGCAGGGCACGTCGATGTCGCACCTTTACCAGCTCACCGGCATCACGCTGCCCGATACGCCGCCTTACGCGACCGAAGGGCGCCTGATCGGCAACTTCAAGCCGAACGCGAGCACCTTCCGCTACGAGAACTTCAACGGTCGCGTCGGCGGTAGCGATCTCGGCGGCACGCTCACCTGGGCGCAGCGCGAGCCGCGGCCGAAGCTGTCGGGTGAACTCGTGTCGAACCTGCTGCAGTTCTCCGACCTCGCGCCGGTGATCGGCGCCGACTCGGCCGCGAGCAAGAAGAAGCGCGGCGACACGACGCGCCAGCCGCCCGACCGCGTGCTGCCGGTCGCGGCGTTCCGCACCGAACGGTGGAGCGCGATCGATGCGGACGTGAAGTTCACCGGCCGCAAGCTGATCAAGAGCGCGGACCTGCCGATCACGAACCTGTACACGCACATTCTGATGCAGGACGGCGTGCTGACGCTGGAGCCGCTGCAGTTCGGCGTCGCGGGCGGCACGCTCGCGACGAATGCGCATCTCGACGGCAGCCGCACGCCGCTCAAGGGCCGTTTCACGCTGGCCGCGCGGCATCTGAAGCTCAAGCAGCTGTTCCCGACGCAGAAGGTGATGCAGACGGCGTTCGGCGAAATCAACGGCGACGCGTCGCTGTCGGCAACGGGCAATTCTCCGGCCGCGCTCGCGGCGACGTCGACCGGCGAAGTGAAGGCGCTCATCACCAACGGCCGCATCAGCCGCCTGCTGATGGAGGCCGCGGGGTTGAACGTCGCGAACGTCGTCTACGAGAAGCTGTTCGGCAACCGCGACGTCAACATCAATTGCGCGGCGATCGATTTCGTCGCGACCGACGGCATGCTCGACCCGAAGGTCTTCGCGCTCGATACCGACGATGCGCTCATCAACGTCGACGGCCCGATCAACCTGCGCGACGAATCGCTCGACCTGAAGATCCATCCGCACACGAAGGGCTTCCGGATCTTCTCGCTGCGCTCGCCGTTGTATGCGAAGGGCACGTTCAAGAACCCGAAGGTCGGCGTCGATGCGGGCGCGCTCGCGCTGCGCGCCGGCGCGATGGTCGGGCTCGGGCTGATCAACCCGTTCGCGGCGCTGATCCCGCTGATCGCGCCGAGCAACAACCGCGACGTGCCGTGCTCGGAACTGTTCGGGCAGATGAAGGCGCAGGCGGCGCAGAAAGCGGCCAAGAAGGCCGGCAAGTGA
- a CDS encoding ATP-binding cassette domain-containing protein codes for MTSPTGLIDAQHITRRDASSGKTLLAPTDFSLAAGSRIAITGPSGSGKSVLLRALALLDPLDGGRLLWRGRRVRRSAIPRYRRSVAYVRQRPAQMDDTVEAQLRYPYSLAIYRDVAFDRARAEALAAQAGRGADFLDKRASDLSGGEAQITALLRVLQLDPDVLLLDEPTSALDPESARAIEALVGAWFDAAPDARAYMWISHDPAQAARIATMRLVMQAGVLHAAHPTEAAQ; via the coding sequence ATGACCTCCCCCACCGGCCTCATCGACGCGCAGCACATCACGCGGCGCGACGCCAGCAGCGGCAAGACGCTGCTCGCCCCAACCGATTTCAGTCTCGCCGCGGGATCGCGAATTGCTATCACCGGGCCATCCGGGTCGGGCAAGAGCGTGCTGCTGCGCGCGCTCGCGCTGCTCGATCCGCTCGACGGCGGCCGCCTCCTGTGGCGCGGCCGGCGGGTCCGGCGCAGCGCGATTCCGCGCTACCGGCGCAGCGTCGCGTATGTCCGCCAGCGCCCCGCACAGATGGACGACACCGTCGAAGCGCAGTTGCGCTACCCGTACTCGCTCGCGATCTATCGCGACGTCGCGTTCGACCGCGCCCGCGCCGAAGCGCTCGCCGCGCAGGCCGGCCGCGGCGCCGATTTTCTCGACAAGCGCGCGAGCGACCTGTCCGGCGGCGAAGCGCAGATCACCGCGCTGCTGCGCGTGCTGCAACTCGATCCCGACGTGCTGCTGCTCGACGAGCCGACCTCCGCCCTCGATCCCGAATCGGCGCGCGCGATCGAAGCGCTCGTCGGTGCGTGGTTCGACGCGGCGCCCGATGCGCGCGCCTACATGTGGATCTCGCACGATCCGGCCCAGGCCGCGCGGATCGCCACGATGCGGCTCGTGATGCAGGCCGGCGTCCTGCACGCGGCCCACCCGACGGAGGCTGCGCAATGA